The proteins below come from a single Papaver somniferum cultivar HN1 chromosome 11, ASM357369v1, whole genome shotgun sequence genomic window:
- the LOC113324774 gene encoding uncharacterized protein LOC113324774 has product MWVLNILSSARISVMINGCPEGYFSITRGLRHGDSLSPLIFVLIEDVLSRNLSKLFANNSMNVMVSKKGVAPTHLLFADDILIFCKGNLHSLQNLKNMLVLYECASGQCVNYAKSKFYFGGDRISRAIAISNYFGMERAMFPDKYLGIQLKPGIVRHIHVRQVVEKIMDKLAGWKVISSYVIHSMAVCKWPCTVIKQVERPIRNFLWSGDAEKRKYFTVLYDDPCLSKREGGLGIKKLNDVNMAMLMKLWISIRDSNKIWARFLKAKYFKINGNLINYKLGSSCGDFSIAQRLGITSKGPNDFKAKVSDIIFYGAWVIPEKTRDLMIRCNIDVENLPVIAGGEDYKIWDLDSKGVFSVKSAKAALKMRAEVVPCANIVARRIWAWVAGIFKLDPNEDLVDSYKAAKGRSRMIKDPWLVANLAIVTELWKLRNKSYFENMVVQWLGFKGRVYQVIRDNSIRMTGHVHNTLEELRILNYFKVRHRSCKTSTPIEISWTPPNQDEIMICCDGASFGNPGQAGSGVVFRDASSEVLGVLCVGLGWKTNFYAEVCAIIYGAIMAKRWNLRSICIRSDSKSCIQAFQKDELPWQLVQKWKIAKSFYTNVRYIHSYREVNFSVDASSKQARLLAEDIFEFLRVGQVLFHLWNGLEGFIIVSNRISSEWPSG; this is encoded by the exons ATGTGGGTTCTTAATATCCTTAGCTCAGCTCGAATTTCTGTCATGATTAATGGCTGCCCTGAAGGTTATTTCAGTATTACTAGAGGTCTGCGTCATGGTGATTCTCTCTCACCTTTGatctttgttcttattgaagatgttttaagtCGCAATCTTTCCAAGTTGTTTGCAAATAATAGTATGAATGTTATGGTTAGTAAAAAAGGAGTGGCGCCTACTCACTTACTTTTCGCGGATGATATCCTTATTTTCTGCAAAGGAAATCTTCATAGTTTGCAAAATTTGAAGAATATGCTTGTTTTGTATGAATGTGCGTCTGGTCAGTGCGTAAACTATGCAAAGAGCAAGTTTTATTTTGGAGGTGATAGAATTTCTCGTGCTATTGCTATTTCTAACTATTTCGGTATGGAGAGAGCTATGTTTCCGGATAAATACTTAGGTATTCAATTGAAACCTGGAATTGTTCGGCATATTCACGTTCGCCAAGTGGTtgagaagattatggacaagTTGGCTGGCTGGAAAG TGATTTCTAGTTATGTTATTCATTCTATGGCTGTTTGTAAGTGGCCATGCACGGTTATTAAGCAAGTTGAGAGGCCCAttagaaattttctttggtccgGGGATGCTGAGAAACGTAAATATTTTACGGTTCTATATGATGATCCATGCCTCTCAAAGCGTGAAGGTGGTCTTGGCATTAAGAAGTTAAATGATGTTAATATGGCTATGCTAATGAAGCTTTGGATTTCTATTCGGGATTCAAACAAGATTTGGGCCAGATTTTTGAAGGCCAAATACTTTAAGATCAATGGTAATCTGATAaattataagttgggttcttcg TGTGGTGATTTTTCTATTGCGCAAAGACTTGGCATCACTTCcaaaggccctaatgattttaaggctaaAGTAAGTGATATCATTTTTTATGGTGCTTGGGTTATTCCTGAAAAAACAAGAGATTTGATGATTCGTTGTAATATCGATGTGGAAAACTTGCCGGTTATTGCTGGTGGTGAGGATTATAAAATTTGGGATTTAGATAGCAAAGGCGTTTTTTCAGTTAAGTCGGCTAAGGCCGCTCTTAAGATGCGGGCAGAAGTTGTTCCTTGTGCAAATAT AGTTGCTAGGAGGATTTGGGCTTGGGTGGCTGGAATTTTCAAGCTGGATCCAAATGAGGACCTGGTGGACTCGTATAAGGCTGCTAAGGGTCGAAGTAGAATGATAAAGGACCCGTGGTtggttgcaaatcttgcaattgtCACGGAGTTATGGAAGTTACGTAACAAGTCTTATTTTGAGAATATGGTCGTTCAATGGCTGGGCTTTAAAGGGAGAGTTTATCAGGTTATTCGTGATAATTCAATTAGAATGACAGGCCACGTGCATAATACTTTAGAGGAATTACGCATTCTGAATTATTTCAAAGTGCGACATAGATCATGCAAAACGTCTactccaattgagattagttggaCTCCTcctaatcaagatgaaatcatgatctgttgtgatggtgcttctttCGGAAACCCAGGCCAAGCTGGTTCAGGTGTTGTTTTCCGTGATGCAAGTTCGGAAGTGCTTGGTGTTCTCTGTGTTGGACTTGGTTGGAAAACAAATTTCTACGCGGAAGTTTGTGCGATTATATATGGTGCGATTATGGCTAAGAGATGGAATCTGCGGAGTATTTGCATTCGTTCTGATTCGAAGAGttgcattcaagcttttcaaaaggATGAGCTGCCTTGGCAGCTGGTGCAGAAGTGGAAAATTGCGAAGTCTTTCTACACCAATGTTCGTTATATTCATAGCTATAGGGAGGTTAACTTTTCAGTTGATGCCTCATCCAAGCAAGCCCGTTTGCTGGCTgaggatatttttgagtttttgagggtaggccaggttttattccaTCTGTGGAATGGCCTGGAAGGGTTTATTATCGTTTCAAATAGGATTTCCAGTGAGTGGCCTAGCGGCTAG